A window of the Ipomoea triloba cultivar NCNSP0323 chromosome 14, ASM357664v1 genome harbors these coding sequences:
- the LOC116003972 gene encoding putative disease resistance RPP13-like protein 3, with protein MDKLKQQSSSREIVSIVGMGGIGKTTLARKIYGGASIISHFDCQAWVTISQEYNSRQVFQGLLHSLGRGVCKNDETSNTELVELKCFPDDNNGSRVLLTTRLKNVAAYVCPGSDFCHNKCFLGSYESWDLFCKVLSERIILSPKFDIIAREIVDKCKGLPLAITVAAGLLSNSKKTINEWERIAKNIPTLSLDHSNQLCENIIHLSYTFLPHHLKLCFLSFGCFPEDYEVYEDVIVNFWVSEGFLKVLRSERLEDLARKSLQDLVDRNLVLICEQRNIICGLSKAYQMHDVLRELALREAQKENLLYSKKGNGVALRYKRIPPVNSSRISQPWNTQSRICSYKCLTHSSNTSSFIDIYGYTRLLHMHSKFLRALVLHGFLNILLEIAGLVHLRWLKIACDLNIYSLPLFMLRNLQKLELHSYSSCDSLDICGLPQLRNLSIREGIALVPPRSVHHNLERIRFLDYRSCTEELWKDVDLIGTLSKLEELKLRAWSVHGRRWEPRDGGFHGLKFLAMTSCDLQCWEVTSGHFPVLEYLAFMYMGYNGFMSSAKRIQEEQREYGNDALVVDIVSQGDANRRLVGQSLPYWLDIGLIIFPDSIFGALSPLNLCKENVIS; from the exons ATGGACAAGCTGAAGCAGCAATCTTCAAGCCGAGAAATTGTCTCAATTGTGGGGATGGGAGGCATTGGTAAAACCACCTTAGCTAGAAAAATTTATGGAGGTGCTTCAATCATTTCTCACTTTGATTGCCAAGCTTGGGTTACTATCTCACAGGAATATAATTCGAGACAAGTGTTCCAAGGCCTTCTTCATTCTCTTGGCCGAGGGGTCTGTAAAAACGATGAAACTAGCAACACGGAATTGGTTGAGCTA AAATGCTTCCCGGATGACAACAATGGAAGTCGAGTCTTATTGACTACTCGACTAAAAAATGTAGCTGCGTACGTTTGTCCAGGTAGTGATTTTTGTCATAACAAGTGTTTCTTGGGATCATATGAAAGTTGGGATCTTTTTTGCAAGGTGTTGTCTGAGAGAATAATTTTGTCCCctaaatttgacataattgCTAGAGAGATAGTAGACAAGTGCAAAGGATTACCTCTTGCAATTACTGTGGCTGCTGGCCTCCTCTCAAATTccaaaaaaacaattaatgaaTGGGAGCGTATTGCAAAAAATATTCCTACATTAAGTTTAGATCATTCTAATCAGCTGTGTGAGAACATCATTCATTTGAGTTACACCTTCTTACCCCATCATCTTAAGCTTTGTTTTCTGTCATTTGGGTGTTTTCCAGAAGACTATGAGGTTTATGAAGATGTGATTGTTAACTTTTGGGTTTCAGAAGGATTTCTAAAGGTTTTGAGGTCTGAGAGGTTAGAAGATTTGGCAAGGAAGTCTTTACAAGATCTTGTAGATAGAAATCTTGTTCTAATTTGTGAACAGAGAAATATAATATGTGGATTATCAAAAGCATATCAAATGCATGATGTCTTGCGTGAATTAGCCTTGAGAGAAGCTCAGAAGGAGAATCTACTATATTCTAAGAAGGGTAATGGCGTGGCTTTGAGGTATAAGAGAATTCCGCCAGTAAACTCTTCTCGTATATCTCAACCATGGAATACTCAATCAAGAATTTGTAGTTACAAGTGTTTAACTCATTCTAGCAACACCTCTTCATTCATTGATATATACGGCTATACTAGGCTGCTGCATATGCATTCTAAGTTCTTAAGGGCATTGGTGCTACATGgattccttaatattttattggaGATTGCAGGTCTAGTGCATTTGAGATGGTTAAAAATTGCTTGTGACTTGAATATCTATTCTCTACCTTTGTTCATGTTAAGGAATCTACAGAAGCTAGAACTTCATAGTTATTCATCCTGTGATTCCCTTGATATCTGTGGATTACCTCAACTAAGGAATCTCTCTATTAGGGAAGGCATTGCATTAGTTCCTCCAAGATCAGTTCATCATAATTTGGAGAGGATTAGATTTTTGGATTATAGGAGTTGTACTGAGGAGCT ATGGAAAGATGTGGATCTTATTGGTACATTGTCTAAGCTAGAGGAACTCAAATTGAGAGCTTGGTCAGTTCATGGCCGAAGATGGGAACCTAGAGACGGAGGGTTTCATGGATTAAAGTTCTTGGCCATGACTAGTTGTGATCTACAATGCTGGGAAGTCACTAGTGGTCATTTTCCTGTCCTCGAGTATCTAGCCTTCATGTACATGGGTTACAACGGt TTTATGTCTTCTGCCAAGCGTATTCAAGAAGAGCAGCGAGAGTACGGAAACGACGCATTAGTTGTTGATATTGTAAG CCAGGGCGATGCCAATAGGAG ATTGGTAGGCCAGAGCTTACCTTATTGGTTAGATATAGGTCTTATCATATTCCCAGACAGT ATATTTGGGGCCCTTTCCCCGTTAAATCTTTGCAAGGAGAACGTTATTTCCTAA
- the LOC116003973 gene encoding uncharacterized protein LOC116003973, whose protein sequence is MSILSWNCPGLGNPATVQVLVDLVHSKKPSIIFLAETFAGTNKLSPIKTKLGFHGLFCVNNEGHSGGLALLWKEDTKVSITSYSKHHIDATISLSLVDIEWRFTGFYGAPERHRRPESWALLKQLSTTSPLPWTVMGDFNDILHQDEKRGGNPQPLRLISGFREAVEASGLRDFGFNGYQFTWERSKGTPQWVEAKLDRILNTDSWCDLFPNAKAESITTARSDHMPLHLQILPPDTPNPKSGFRFENLWLREAHCREIMIESWSKTYS, encoded by the coding sequence ATGAGTATTTTATCTTGGAACTGTCCTGGGCTTGGGAACCCAGCGACGGTTCAGGTCTTAGTGGACCTGGTCCACTCAAAGAAGCCCAGTATTATTTTCTTGGCTGAAACTTTTGCAGGTACAAACAAGCTTAGCCCAATTAAAACTAAATTGGGTTTCCATGGTctcttttgtgtaaataatGAGGGTCATAGTGGTGGGCTGGCCCTTCTCTGGAAGGAAGATACGAAAGTTTCGATTACCTCATATTCAAAACATCACATAGACGCAACCATCTCTCTTAGCCTCGTGGATATTGAATGGAGGTTTACAGGTTTTTATGGTGCACCGGAGCGACACAGACGACCGGAGTCGTGGGCTCTTCTCAAGCAGTTATCCACAACCAGTCCTCTCCCATGGACTGTCATGGGAGACTTTAATGATATTCTTCATCAAGATGAGAAACGTGGTGGAAATCCCCAACCTCTACGACTTATCTCTGGGTTCCGCGAAGCAGTAGAAGCAAGTGGTCTTAGGGATTTCGGGTTCAATGGTTATCAGTTCACCTGGGAACGATCCAAAGGCACACCTCAGTGGGTCGAAGCAAAATTAGACAGAATCCTCAATACTGACTCCTGGTGCGATCTATTTCCGAACGCGAAAGCTGAATCCATTACAACGGCGAGAAGTGACCATATGCcgcttcatcttcaaatcctccCGCCGGACACTCCAAACCCCAAATCTGGTTTCCGCTTCGAAAATCTCTGGCTCAGGGAAGCTCATTGCAGGGAGATTATGATTGAAAGTTGGTCCAAGACTTATAGTTAG